The Malania oleifera isolate guangnan ecotype guangnan unplaced genomic scaffold, ASM2987363v1 ctg843, whole genome shotgun sequence DNA window CAATGACTCTCTTCATGGAATTCGCCCCAGTTACAGGTGTCTGTAACTGCTCCTAGCTTTCTTCTCAAATCCTAAATTGGCTATCTTTGCAAGATACTTCCTTGACCATTCAATCCTCTTCTGGGGCTTTTGAAGGATGGAAGGGGTTGTTGAAGATGGGAAATTATGCGTTTGGACAAATTTGTAGAGTCAAAAGGGAAAAAGCACAAGATAGATGTTTTACTATACCTGAGAGGAAAatttcataccagtattcgaaaGTCAAGGGATATTGATGTTGGTATTTCAGCTTGGATAACTAGTTTCCTCCCTTTGTTGATTGCCCTAGTTTTGTTTGAGGAAATATTCTTCTTTTAACTTTTGATGGGGAACCATTGACACTTTGTTGTTCTGATCATGGTCCATAGCTTAATGAAGCTTTACCTCTATTTTGATCTCAATATGGACTTTAGGACTCGGGATGAAACGTAGGCCTCAGGATTCGGGTTCTcagaaaaataaggaaactaaggctcaaaattccCTTCCCCAAATGATGTTTTTTGCCCCAGTTTGTGGCGGGGTACTCGCAAAGCATTAACCAAACCTgtccttttgaacaagctgcctacttACACTTTCAGGATCAGGTTATTACGTTGTTCAGACTCAATATTaagtttgacaaatcatttgaaacAACAATGTATTATCAATCTGGTCTGGACTTTGTTTGCACTGTAATGTAGGCTATGGGATAAAGGTTATCGAAGAAAAAGATATGATAAGGCTCAAACTTTGTTGATATTATCGAGGGTAgtcattggtcaaggatcacatcttaagcatgtcccttttcatttcatttctcttttcttcttttttttgcattttcttcttttttgctttCCCTCTTATGGAGTATTTTTGACTTTGTTCATTTGATCTCCAATTGGTAATGAACCttttaaaattgccccagtgtggggtgtgatccttcgaCGAGTTAAATCAATAACATAATATTTTGAGCTCAAAAGGGCTAGCAagggattttcaaatcttttttctTACTAGCAGAGGTGgcctgtaacgccccaacctgggtctgccagggagcactgcgtctctcctcctccacctggaccagacaacagggggcgagccttatcggactaatgactggccccaaagatcaacacatgtccttttcagtgtgttttgtcctcactcacacacttcctgagaaaacttcccaggaggtcacccatcccaatattgcccCAAGGCAAGCaagcttaaccgtggagttcttatgggaaagttcctgaaaagaaatgtgcaccttattgatatgggtagtaatagctaatcttttaagtatttcatccatggggtatcacattctcccccacttatagaatgcaacgtcctcatTACGAACCCACATTTCTAAActcaagcgatgtgaatctcatcacacttctggctgggtgttggctctgataccacttgtaacgccccaacctgggtcttccAGGCAGCACTGCGtttcttctcctccacctggaccagacaacagggggcgggctttatcggactaatgactggccccatagatCAACATGtttccttttcagtgtgttttttcctcactcacacacttcctgagaaaacttcccaggaggtcacccatcctaatattgctccaaggcaagcacgcttcgtagagttcttatgggaaagttcccgaaaagaaatgtgcaccttgttgatatgggtagtaacatctaatattTTAAGTCTTTCATGTATGGGGTATCacatggcctgccatcattttagCTAATTGATTGTTGCCTCATGTAATTTGTTAGacctttgaaaccctaaacctagttctatttttggaaaatgactttttagaagaaatggtttgACATTCGGGCTTAAATTGTGTAACAAACGATAAATTGGTGATTGGTTTTTTGTGGGAAAACTGGTCGGCCAATAATGGTCAtctgtcatttgatcaaaataaTAGTGGTGAACATCATAAGCTTATGGAACAAACAGCACTATTTCATGCTTTTTGATGCGCGAATCCATAGGGTGGGGGAAATTGTTTCATTTTTATCATTCCTTTCTTCAGCTTAAGTTCTCATCATTTTCACAGCTCATGAATAGTGGTATTTGTTTTCCTAATCTCAGCATAAAACATGAGCAAACAAAACCTTGGCACTTGAACTTATAATGAAAATGCATGATTTCATTGAATTTGTCAAAGGATTATAAGAGGAAAAACGAAAATAACAAAAGCATCACATGAACTCAGTTGAGTAAAGATTCTCCAATTCGACAATTGAGAAGCAAATTACTTTGTGGAAGGATTCTATCATTAGCAGGCTTCTCTGCCTTTTCTTGGCTCCCAGGCCCTTATGTGCTGCTGCCCTCCTCGTGGTTAGGTAGGGGATTGCTCTAAACTCTAAGCTGCTTATCATCAAACTGTAACCACCCCGTGTCCCTTAATGTCTGCACCTTATTTTTGAATACCCAATAACGCTCAATGGAGTGCCTATGAGTATTGGCATGATAAGCACATCGAGCATCTGGGTCGTACCAACGCAGAAAAGAGGGTAAGACAAGAATCCCTGGAATGGTTGTAACCATGTTTTGTTCCACCAGTTGAGGAACTAAGACCGAATAAGCCATCAGAATGGGGTCTATCTTCCTGATATATCTTTAGGTACCCCTTTCTTGTGCTTGGTTAATCGTCTGAGCCAGCATCGGCTCAGTAGGAGCTCTTTGAAGTCTCGCGCCTGTTTGTACAACCTGATTAACAGAAGGTCTGAAAGAAAAATTCCTCTTGAGCCACCAATTTCCACCTCCCTGGTAATAATGGCCCTAGGCCATATGATTTTCCTCATCTTTCTTCCTACCTGTCCATCTTTTTCCCGGGCTAGCCTCGTTTCCCCCATCTCTGACTAAGCCTACCTTAATGTCGGCTTCGATTCTCCCTCTCGAAGCTACACTATCCATGAAATCACGGGAAATGGCTCCTTGAAGGTGTATACGGTAGGGAACCTTTAGCGTGCCCACAAAAAatgagatggcctctcggtcgcTCACCAGAGGGTCCACCTAGATCGCCATATCCCTCCGCCTATAAGCATACTCCCTAAATGTTTCTGTAGATTTCTTCTCCATTCCTTGCAGCATCAATCGGTTGGGTGCCATCTCTGTCACGTGGCGGTAATGAGTGAtgaaggcattggccaagtctttccaagtgcgGACCCCGGCCTTATCCTACTAAATGAACCATCAGATGGCAAATCCAGTCAAATTACTCGAGAAGTagtgcatcattagtttttcatcatctAAGTACGTCGCCATTGCTTGACAATACATCAGTAAGTGGGCACAAGGACACCGAGTTCCATCGTACTTTTCAAAATCTGGCTTCTTAAACTTTGGTGGTAGAGTGACCATCGGCACCAAGCAGAGATCTGTCAGATCAATAGTACCAAATGAATTGGACCCTTCGATGGCCCTTAACCATTCTTCAAGTACGTCATAACGATGCTCAGTTGTGATTTCGTCTGCCCCCACATCTGTCATCATCATATGGGGTATTCCGACTGCTGGGACCCCTAATGTTGGTGCGGTATGAATGAATGAAGCACTGTTTGGATTTTCTGTGGCCATCGAAGGTTGTGTTGAGGTCTGTCCGTGCAACGGGGTGAATACTGGAGGGTAGGTGGGGTCTGAATCCTCCTCAACATTTTGTGGTGGCATAGTCTTGCCCTTGTTCATCATCAAGTCCAACAACTTATTCCTTTTGCTGTTCAGCTCCTCTTGCCATTGTTCCATTCTCAGCATCCTGTTTTCCAATTGTTCTGCCATAGTTTTTTCTTTACTTCTGGTGTTGTAGTGATGAGTAATGGTGGGCTCAATATTGGAGTTCTAGATTTAACTTGGCCTGACAGGAAGTCGGAAGGTGATTACCGGCCCATTGGAGaagaacatgcatgcatgtatgcatgtaatgcaacctaaacaaTCATTTGGCCAAGGTTTCGGGGAAAGCCTCAATGATCTAATGAATGATCCATTTTCCCCTGGATAGGGTGCTTTAAGAGATAAAGTTTGACTTTTTCATAAATGAATTAAGCTCTTCTTGAGACATTGGTCAAGTGATACTGATGCCTAACATGGATGTAGGATGTACACAACACAAAGCATTTTTCAAGACATATATACAACagacatggattacaacatgtggagaaggatgtggcttccATCCCAACCCCATGGAAGGTGTGTACATAGGGTTCTTTGAGGCTCTACCCTAGGCGAGGGATTATGGACAATCATAAGTAGTttggctctaatccctattgacaacaGGTTCCCATATTGAAacttcatcctccctcacagagctCTGAACAAAGCTCGCACTGAGTAGAGCAGTTCGTGGGTCcccataggccatgccacatgggaactagcagtattacactcctttctaatcctaacaAGGGAGAGCCCGGGTATAGAGCTGTGAAAGTGTGAGTTTAACAAGTTCAGTCTACACCCTCTACCCTGCGTCCATCCATTATTCAGAATTAAACACATGCTTAAAAAAACGACAAAACATCATGCTTATTCAATAtacaactaatcacatgcttaggTAAAATAATCAGCACCAATCACATACTTATTTAAGTACCAAAGCAAGCAAGACCTTCACTTataaaaatgaaagggagtaatcaagAAGGCTTATTTAGATTCAAGATCAGGATAATTCTCAATTAATCACTGGCTTGACTCTCAAGTGGTCCCCAGCGGAGTTGCTAagctgtcgcaacgtcccggacCTTGCATAGAGAGAACATGCTCTCTCTCTGGAGCAAAAATGGGTGGTTCGGCTTGCGAACAGGGAAAAAATGTAATGTATGATTTTGAAAAAGGTTATATTTTCATGGGAAAACAATGTGGGATGGAGTCGCcattaaccttttgaagtgcagttagaacacttgattgctaccccgttaggggtagaatcggtctgcgttaccaaagtcgGGCTTGGGAGTACGGTTGCATAAGGgtaaggtattagcaccccctacatgtCCATTCTTGCGAACGGCaccagattaatcaaaaattatcccaaaataaatcaaaataagtCTTTCAAAATCACTCCCTTTCAAAAAGTGTGAAGAATgcaaatactatataggtattcccttagaaccggggcaatccaatactctgaagagtccatgctctttgttgcaatcatcgggaagaaaaatcaaaaataagaTACAAAGTACGCTCCTGAGGGTTTTGAAAcctataggtttttctaagtaggaaaatagtattctgggaggtttttcgaaatttgttcgggatggaaataattttttgtgcctattttgtgatttttcctaattgtgaaaacattttttgtgatttttttttgtgatttttcccgaacttgaaaataacacaaataaaatcaatgaaaatcaaagggtgaaaatatttttggtatttttgagaattttgagatgtttttgtgaattttttgaatatctaaataataattaagTGAAATATGAAAACTAGCGTGAATCAGTTCAGGGGATGAcgaaccggtcaaacgttgatcGGTCTGAAGGAAAAACAATTTAAGGTCTTAGTCGAGACCATTTTCTGGATTTTCTGAATAACTAAATAATAATCAAGTGAGATGGGGAAAAAAATCAGCGTGAACCGACTCAGGCGATgatgaaccggtcaaacgttgaccggtccgagggaaaactagtttaaggtcttggtcaagaccatTTTGTGGATTTTCTACCAATTTTTTATAAACCATGAAAACCTGAGCTTGAAAATATGACTTGAATTTTTAACATGTTTTTGTGAAATTTTCTAATGCAGGAAAacaattttaactttgaaaaacaccTTGGAAACTTTTCTTGAACATTATTATACTTTTCTTCAAAAATTCTCAAGTATAAATCAATTTTTAGATCCTTCGAAAtagttttctaaaatttttgagagtttttaaaattttctattttttgttaaatttttacTTTCAGAAATCAAATTTGTGAAAGCAAAAATAGATTccaaatttatttatttgaagACCCCtaaaatttttgtgatttttccacagtttttgttaattttttaaaaaaattatggtttttgctaaatttatttgaattttttgtgaATTATTAACATCAACCCGGCTACATACCGGGTCAACGGGCCCGGCCAGTTCGAGAATCTAAACTAGTCAACTCGGGCCGACCCGATTTAAGGTCTGGGTCAAGACCAAGAACGCCGCGTGGCTTGAATGGATAAGTGGATCTCGTATGCCCTGGGTCGGACACATGGCCAAAACGCAACTGCTGATTCGAGGGAGCAAACAGACGGCTCATAGGGGCACACAAATACAGAAGCAAGGACGCCAGGTGTCACATGGTAAATAGGGGGCGCAGACCCTTATTAATGCCCCTGACAAAAGGTTATCTCGGTCGTTGGTGTGAGCCTAGGATCCAATGGTGGAGCAAAGGCCACACGGCCTTCTGAGTGTATGGAAGATAGTCACTCCACGTGGCGACGTCCTTGGCTCCAGGGGATGGGATATTTAAACTCATTTTTTTATTTGTCATCATTTTTCCTTCCTTCTCCTGCACACTGAAgctcctctcttctcccttctctctcgcCATTATTCTTACCCGAGCGGCAGAAACCCTAGCACCTTCCGCAATCTTCCTCTTCCGAAGGAGGAGTTGGTGGAGAGATCACAGGAGATGACGCCAAAGCCATCATCGAGGAGAGAACTGCAGTCGTCGGAAGCCTCGTCGTCACCCAAGTAGCAGCCTCTCGGATCTCTCTTTTATTCTCGTTACCTCTATAAGCTACTACCCAGAATGTCCGAATGTGATCAACTGATACTGAAAATCCACGGAACACGGCAACTGCAAAAACAACTTCACTGCCAGCACACAATCACTCTCTGGCATCTCCGACCCAGCTCTTGTTATGATTCTTCACACAACACTCACGCATGGAGATCGTGTGATCAGACTTCATACTAGTTACCGTTCGCGGTGTCGGGGCTTGATACGCACGTCGGACATTCAGAGGGTTTGGCCGTCAAGAAATCGGTAGGGCGGAACGCTAAATGATCTGAGCAAAAGCTTCATATTCCTCCCTATGGTTAGATCGAAAGGAACTTGAGACCATCCATTGGGACCACGTCGAACACCGGGTGATGATATTGTGATTCTTGAAGGGTATTCTTCAAATCCGAGAACGCTCCAAATAGATGAGTTTTCTTTTTCCCGCTTATTAGTTTTTTTTGCTGATTTtggttttatgtttttttttttttttttgttactttGGTTGTGAAATCTGGGAGATGCGTCTGCGATATCTTTGCCTTGATCAGTTCTTGCTAGTGGGTAGAATAGAGGTAGGAGACAAACCCTCTTGTCTCCAACTCCATGAGTTATCATGGAGACTGACTCGCTTTAGTTAAACTAGGAAACTGTGTTGACTCAGGTTGTCCTGAGTGGGTCTATGTGGGCTTgagtggggttggctacatgggCTTTGTATTCTCAAAGACGGTGGGCCTCAGCAAAAATTCTAAAATGGGCTTTGGTTAAAACAGCGAGGCTGGGCTAGGTTTTAAAAACATGTCAGTGGGCTTGGGTTGAGTTTTCAAATGGGCCTGAGAGTATTTGACAAATGGGCTTAGTgtttaaaaaaaatgcaaatgGGCTTTTGGTTTTATTTAAAACACAGGTGAGCTGGGTTAATTTTGGAAAATGGGTTGGATTTTAAATTGGGCTTGGGTTATAATTTTGAAATGGGCTGgtgattttaaattgaaatggGCAAGGGGTATAATTTTGAAATGGGCTGGCTCAGGTTTCAAAAGGGTAAGTGGGTCAAGGAGTTCGAGTTAGTTGGGTGTGGGTTAAATACGTAGTCCACGGGCACCTGGGTTTGAGAGGGGGCTTGGGTACGGGTCAGACAGGACAAGACTCGGTAATCCGGATATTGGGGAGATGGGTCACCCAAATTAGGATTCGGGTTCAAGGAAATGGGCTCGGAGTCTAAAATCATATCTGAAAGCTTGAATGAGAGATTAGGGGGTACCTGCACTTGTAATCATACGTATAGTAACATCATATGAATTGAACAAATGGATACAGAATTTTACCTTTCTCTTTTCCCCTTCGGTCTTCTTTTCCAGTCTCTGTGCGTATCTGAGGCCTATTCTGGTGTGATAAGCTTCTGGGTATGAGTTCCTAAACTCCTATTTTAGGTTCTGATCAAGGGAGCACCAGAAGATGCCCCATGGTTGGTCTGTCTGCACCTTCTCCTTCTTTCCACCCTTAGTTCTCTACTATCAATTTAGATAGAGCTCTGCCCCTCTCTACCTCTCTCCTTTTTCTTTCTCTGTTTTTTCTCAAATTATGCAAAACCCTCTTATCTTTCCTTCTACTTTCTCTTTCTCATAATTCTCGCAGGGTATTCTTGTATTCTTCCTCCCCTCTCTTAATTTCTGCAGGGCtttattaattttttctaattttctctcAAGTTTTGCAAAGTTCCTATGCTCTCCAAGGGGTTTAAAAACTGGCAGAGCCTCCCTCTTCTC harbors:
- the LOC131147238 gene encoding uncharacterized protein LOC131147238 gives rise to the protein MAEQLENRMLRMEQWQEELNSKRNKLLDLMMNKGKTMPPQNVEEDSDPTYPPVFTPLHGQTSTQPSMATENPNSASFIHTAPTLGVPAVGIPHMMMTDVGADEITTEHRYDVLEEWLRAIEGSNSFGTIDLTDLCLVPMVTLPPKFKKPDFEKYDGTRCPCAHLLMYCQAMATYLDDEKLMMHYFSSNLTGFAI